Within Cucumis melo cultivar AY chromosome 4, USDA_Cmelo_AY_1.0, whole genome shotgun sequence, the genomic segment ggaagaaaaaacagGTGTTTTATGAAGGAAGGAAAAGTTGGAAAAGGCAAAGTCGCAGAGATGAGATGAGATGGAGATGCTGGATGAAGGAAGAAGGCCAGCCATTGTTTAGGACTTCCATTTTCTTCATTATTTCTTTTACATGTATGAGAATTGAGTTAAAACTTAAAACTTTTAAGGGTGTAATTATAACCAAACTCAAAGTTAAAGAGTGATTAATGCAAATTTTCATAAAAGGTAGAATTCAACCTATATAAAATAAGCAGGTTCCACCAAGTGAGATTTAAATATCCGATTTTACTTTAATCCAtattattaaacaaaataaataaaaagtacaTAGACACTTTGTTATTTTTTTGGGAAGACAGTCACGCTACTACGGTCCATTGTTGATAAATTTTAGAAACATTATTAAACAAAAGATTTGAACAAACTTCCAACTAAAACAACCACACCACTACAGCTTTGACCCTTTTATTTTCCAAAACATATAAATTTAAGGTAATACGTAGCAGTTTATTATTGGCCAAAAGGACATTGTCTACTCGGCTGCTACGCTTCCCCGTGAGGATGGGTCAAAGTAGAAGACCTCTCTTCCATTAACCTTTTGCAATGGTCTCGCATTCTTCTCCTGCCATTCGTTTTCAATAATATCATAACCAAATTGAATTATACAAAATTACACAATGCTATTTTTTTCACCATTTTCTTTTGGATCTTATCATGGGTTAAAATAAACTTACTTCTTTGACAGCATCTTTAAGAATCTTGACTTGATCGGGCGAGACAGTTTGTACCTTTAAATTAAtgaataataacaatattaattaataagagATTAAAATCAGAAAGTGATTAAAGTTAAGGGCAAATAatgataaattattaaattaagaGGAATTAATTTTGAACCTTTTCCATGACGCTCCAAATGACACCTTCAGTACAAGGAGGTGTGGTGAGTGATCCAATATATCTGAAGTATTTTCTGATCCCATCAACCATTGCTATTCTAGGATCCATTTTTTCAAGATATTTCTTATCTTCTTCAGAATCTAAATCTTTTATATCTTTTTCTATCTGAtatacaaaaacaaaacaaaaccccaacttaattatccttttttttttttaccaatttaaataatattaattccATCAAATTTCTCTACTAATTATCTAAGTACTGATAACTAGAAGTTCAATCAATCTATTACTTGTTAAAGCACACTGATATCAATCCAAAAACTTATTCTTGTACTGAAGTTTTGctcaatttaaatatattatatcaattttaaatttccttTCGTTGTGAGTTTGATAAAATTAGTAGAAGaccaaaataaatattaattgaGAAAGTAAATTAAATGCCAATATAACCATTAATTAATTCGTAACACATGGCTTCCTTGCATTTGATAGTAATTAccatttagattttatttttgaaatttttttgcttgttttctttatctttcttaattaattaaacagtTGAATTTTAagctaaaatttcaaaaaatagaaaatcaagTTTTTCAAGGCAAACGACTTTTTCTAAGggaaaaattttgatttctttttttaaacattCATTATCAGTGGATGACTAAACTCACTTAATTCTAAAACCCGAAACTAAAAACTAAGGTTATGTTGGATTatattttaattgaatttttaaaataaaatttataaacattGCTTCCACTCAAACTTCTATGCTTTGCTATCTTCTCTCTACACCATCTTAAAAACAAACAttaggcaaaatttttgaaaaaattgtgGTTTCCGTAATCTTGTGTTTATTTTCATATTGTGATTGAAGAATGTACTTTTCAACTACATAATACAGGGAGAGATTTAATTAAAAACGAGTTAGAAAGAATAAACTATTGTCAGTATCATATTGAACATAAATAAATTTATGACTTAAGATTTTGTCGTCTAATAATGATCAGTTcggattttttgtttttgttttaatacTAACACTGGGGATATAGAGGAAATTTATACCTCTATCCTCAAGAAATATAATAGATGTTAAATATATTATCATTTGGTTATGGTGATTTAGGTTCGATTAGTTAAAGATATTgatgaaattaaatttatttaccAGAGAGATGAATGGATCAGGTCGACCATATTCGAACACGACGCCAACAACAGCTTTGTCGTTGGTTGCAATGTTCATATGTACCATATGAAGCTCcaaagggtacctaataaatTAATGTTTTCATCAATCTTGTTACTTCAAATAATCATgctattaaataaaaaagaaatgattgTAGAGAGGGAGAAGGAGAGAGGACGTTTTGCCATCTAGGGTATGCTCAGAAGGATGATGCCAATGGAAATTTTGAAGTTGGTAATCCATGTTGTTTATCTTTATCGATCCAGCATTTCCTGTACTCCAATCTACCTACATTTGTTCAtccattatttttttcttaaataaataaaaccatgcatgtaaataaataatacaaagTAAACCTAGTACTTAAACAAACATATATGCTTACAATAATTTCATGGCCATCATTGTTGAGATATGCTTTAGCAGGTATATGGTCAATGGTGAGATCACTGAAGGCTTCGTAATAATAATCTGCAGTCCACTTTGACAAAGCAATAGGAGATTGaatttttcctttcttacaAATTTCCCATTCTTTCTTTAGTTCTCCCCAATACTTAGGCCCTTTCTTACTGCATGGATCATAATTGAACTTTTCGTCACCCTTCACTGTTTTTGATAACAATGATAACCAAACCATGCAAAACATTGCTAAAATGAGGAGATGGGTTTGtttttttagggtttccatttcttttttgaGGGCTATGCTCCCTAACAATTTGGAGAAAAAGATCAGAGAGCAATTTTAAGATTTGGGTTTCGGTTGGAAAATAAATGTACCCAATGAACCCTTTATATACTACTTTGTTGTGTATGAAAGTGTGTGAAATCTATTATACCCCCTTATATGCACCTTTTATCACATGCATCGATTTTAAGATggttaaacttttaatttacaGATATTGTATTTTAGTACAACAATTTGCAAATATATGATGAGGATCAAAATTTCGATTTTTACGGGATAAACAATTAAGGATAGATTGAAAACGTAAAACAAATTTACATGAATTTACTAATAGTGAGTTAGCTAAGACTATGGGTAGAGAAAAAATAATTCATATTTTAGATTGGAGACGTATTTTAAGGTTAGAGAGCTTATATAATACTTCTTGAAATTATAGGGTTTGAatcataaataatataaatacgaaaaaaaaatgaaagcaCTAAATAACATATTCAAGACATTCCAACACAAACTCTCAAAAGAAAAGCTATGTGAATTAATATCGTTTAACTGGGCTTATTATTTCTTACCGGTCGATCAGAATGATTTAATATTTTTACCCATTGTGaatttaatgaattaattaacttcTTTCAATTAGGTAGTTGGAATTGAAGAAGTGAGTATTCAATTAgcttttttaatcaataattgttggcaacaataattttaaaagtaatttaGTTCATCCGCAACTGTAGAGAAGTAGGGTtcataatagataaaaaagcattgtcattttctttcttcttttcttaagTATGACTATGtatttcattattattcctaaaattgaTATCCACTATAATTACCTAAATAACTTAGCCTCTTAAATTAATGTATTCAAATTTAGCTTCTGCTAATAAAATGGAATAAATGCTTACTAATAAATTATTATGAACTTGTGATATGTTGAAAattttgtataattaattattaagttGTATTATCACATAAAATATATGCAATATATTTGTCATTGTCTAGTATGTaatatatttattccttttgaAATTGTGAATtcgaaaatttggataaattaaaaaacattaaaatagAAATGTTAATTTTCGAATTTACGCAGTTTGGATCAAAtcttatattaatagtttttttaaaaatagaatttagACAATATTCCTTGAGTTGAATCAATTTCATAACATAATATTGAATTTAAGTTTCCTACCAAACAAACCTTAAATCAATATAAACGTGTAAACTTCATTCTAAATAATAATGGcaactttagaaaaaaatccactaatctttgttctttttgtctttttattaaaaagaaaaaaaaacttttttttttcaagaactaCGTACAcacttgtttcttttttctttcttttgtttcataCTGTTTTTAGTTACGTTACTATTAAGAATATGacataaacaaatttaaataatcgATAGATTATATGTAATTAACGAAGGATTTATcgaggaaaaaaaaactcttacTAAAAATcatgtaatataattattattttcccATAATTCTACCAAACCCAAACCTAATTCCTCCTTTCAATTCCATACCTCCAAACTTTAGTTCTTcggtttatattttttttttaaacccaAACTCCAAATTTACTTTTAATAGGTTTCTGGATTGGATTTGTTCAGTTGATCCACATAAACATACACAAACTTTTTCTTAACAAAGCTATCTTTATTATTAAGTAATAAATATAGACAGCTTTATTTATTTTGGGAAGATGAGAAGTGATTTATGTTTACTGTTGGGGAGTAGAtataaattatttcttttataattGTTTGCTGAacgatattttttaaataacattaaatattaataaagtCTTCTTGTTGCCTAGGTTGGTCCATGTCTTCGAAACGCAATGAATATAATAAAAACAGTAAAAATGTGGGCTTTATTCCTTTATTATTCATATTAATAATAATCtaaaataacttttttaaaa encodes:
- the LOC103486516 gene encoding alpha carbonic anhydrase 7-like, which translates into the protein METLKKQTHLLILAMFCMVWLSLLSKTVKGDEKFNYDPCSKKGPKYWGELKKEWEICKKGKIQSPIALSKWTADYYYEAFSDLTIDHIPAKAYLNNDGHEIIVDWSTGNAGSIKINNMDYQLQNFHWHHPSEHTLDGKTYPLELHMVHMNIATNDKAVVGVVFEYGRPDPFISLIEKDIKDLDSEEDKKYLEKMDPRIAMVDGIRKYFRYIGSLTTPPCTEGVIWSVMEKVQTVSPDQVKILKDAVKEEKNARPLQKVNGREVFYFDPSSRGSVAAE